The following is a genomic window from Geoalkalibacter halelectricus.
CCAACGGTCAAGGACGCGGTCCCCGGGGCAGGCAACCTAACTGCGCGACGCGCAAAGATGTTTTTTTCTTCCTAAGTCCCCTAGACATAATGGTTGACAGTTGACAAAAAAAGACCTGCCCCTTGCCGGGCGGGTTGCGGGACGGCTATGATGCCCTGAAACGGGTGCCGCGCGGCGCCCGGGAATCCACCCCTTAGCCACGGAGAAAAACGCCATGACCATCGGCATCGTCGGCGCCGGCGCCCTGGGCCTTTACTACGGTGCCTTGTTGCAACGCGCCGGTCACGAGGTGCGCTTTCTGCTGCGCCGCGACTTCGACGCCATCACTCGCAACGGCCTGCGGGTCACCTCGCCCAACGGCGATTTTCACCTCGCGCGAGTGCTCGGCTTTCGCGAGACGCACCACATGGGCCAGGTCGATCTGGTGCTGGTCGGCCTCAAGACCTTCGCCAACCACCACCTGCCCGAACTGGTCGCCCCCCTGCTGGGTCCCGAAACCCGAATCCTGACCCTGCAAAACGGCCTCGGCAACGAGGAGTTGCTGGCCGCGAACTTCGACGCCGCGCGCGTGCTGGGCGGCATTGCCTTTCTGTGTTCCAACCGCGGTGAGCCGGGCGTAGTCCATCATCTCGACCAGGGGCGCATTCGCCTGGGCGAATTCACCGGCGGACTCTCCGCCTATGCCGACTCCCTCGCCGCAACCTTTCGCCAGGCCGGCATCCCCTGCGAGGCGGTCGCCGATCTACCCAAGGCACGCTGGGAAAAACTGGTGTGGAACATTCCCTTCAACGGCCTGTGCGCCCTGACCGGACTCACCACCGACCGCCTGCTCGCGCTCCCCGCAACCCGCGACCAAGTGCGCGCCATCATGGAAGAAGTCATCACGGCCGCCAACGCCCAGGAGCTCTCCGCCCCCATCACCACCGAATTCGCCGCGCGCATGATCACCCTGACCACCGCCATGGGCGCCTATCGCCCCAGCATGATGATCGACCGCGCGGAGGGCCGCCCCCTGGAACTCGAAGCCATCTACGCCCTGCCCCTGGCGCGCGCCGCTGAACACGGGGTAGCGATGACGCGGGTCGCAATGCTGCATGCGCTGCTCGAGGCTGGAGAAGCCTAAGATCAGGACGACAGCAAGAAAAACCCCCTATGTAAGTAGGGGGAAGAAAGTGTAGAGCAGCAGGGGTGTCTTTAAAGCAGAGGAAATGGCTCTCAGCTTAAGCCGAAGCTCAGCGATCCACGCTCACCGGCAGCGGCTGGTCGGTGTTGATGACGCAGCGGAAACCCCAGGAAGCCGTCGCCTCTCTTTCAAAGGTGCCGGCACCCCTGATCACGGTGCTGCTTGAGCCTGGTGAACTCCCCACGCCGCCACCCCTATAAACCTTTTTTTCACCAGTGGGGGGCCCCTGGGGATTGATTCCGGGGGATATGCTGTAGTACTCCGGGTCGTACCAGTCGGACACCCACTCATAAGCATTGCCGCTCATGTCGTGAAAACCCAGAGGGTTTGGGGGAAATTGCCCGACAGGAAGAGGCCAATCGAGGGGTTCAGGGTAATTGATTCCCGGCTCGATCAGACCCGTATCCGTGGCAAACGGGACCACCTTGCCGCGACTGCGCGCGGCGTATTCCCACTGCGCCTCGGTGGGCAGGGCGAAAGGCAGACCCGTTTGCTCGCCGAGCCATGCGCAATAATCGTGCGCCCCCTGCCAGTTCACACCCGCGGGGTGATTGGGTCCACCTCGCCAGAGTTCACCGATGTCATCCGCCATCGTTGGTCTGCGGCCGGTCACCTTTGAAAAAAGGTCGTGCTCGCCAAAGGTGATCTCGTAGCGGCTCATATAGTAGCTGTCGAGCGTGACCTTGTGGGCAGGGCGGGAATCTTGGCGTGGTAAATAAAAGTAAATGATCTTGTCGTCATAGGCTGCAGCCAGTTCTTCCCCTGGATCGCCCATCATAAAACTTCCCCCTTCGACGAAAACCATATCGCCCAGAGTGCGCCCGATCAGCGCTTGAATTTCGGGATCGGCATGGGGCAAATTTGATCCTTGAGCCGCCTGGGGCGGGCTGCAGGCGCTTAATATAACGATGAGCATGATCCACAATAAACTCTTCACCTTCATCTCCTTGCTAAGCCAACGCGATACCGTTGTCGCGCACTGCGGCGGTATGGATTTGAGGCCGGCGGGTTAAGGCATTCGGGGTCGGACCAAGACAACCCCCTGATATTCCGAAAGATTATGCCAAAAAATAAGCGTTTTTCACCCTTATAGCCTAATTTTTCAGGGTGAAATCAGCGCCATAGCTCTCTTCCGATTCACGTAAAACGAAAAAATCTCCTTGTCCGACAATGTTGCGGCTTTTCCCCCCTGCGCCGAGCAAATCCTGGGTTCCGAGAACAAACGATTCACTTCCGACGGCAAGGCTTTTACTCCAGGCCTCGTTGCGCCCCAGGTCATTGGTGCGCAAGGCCTCCTGCACCCACTCTTTGTGAATATCCACCAGTGCAGGTAAGCTGCCGATGCCGGCAGAGCTCGCCAAGGCATCAAGATCAAGGAGTCGATTGCGACGCCGCTGTCCCTGAATCTCAAGGTACCCGCAAAACCATGACGATAATCAGATGCAATTTAATCTGAGATTCTCATTGCCCTCTCTAACACATTCTGAGAATAACCTGCCAGTTTTTATCAACTCAGTCTGGGAACCAACACCCGTCACCCCAGGCCACACCCTCATCATCCTAAAGCGCCACGCCACCTCGTTCTTCGAAACCAGCAGAGAAGAGCAGACCGCCATGCTCGACCTGCTCGACAAAACGCGCCGGCTGCTGCTCGGTGAACGCAATCCCGACGGCTTCAACATCGGCATCAATGACGGTGCCGCCGCCGGCCAGACGGTGATGCACCTGCACATCCACCTGATCCCCCGCTATCAAGGCGACATGCCGGACCCGCGCGGCGGGGTGCGGTGGATTTTTCCCGACAAAGCGGCATACTGGAATAAATGACTTCCCTTGAAACTCACATCAAGCATTTCTCCACCCTCAACCGCGCCCCCGGTGCGATCTGGTCCGACGCGACCAAACGCAAGGCACCGCACAAGCCCATCCTCCTGCTGGCGGTGCTCGACCTGGTGCATCGCGGCGTCATCATCACGCCCTTTATCGCTGTCACCGAAGATCTCGTCGAACTCAACGAGCTTTTCAACCTCTACTGGCGCCGGGTCGTCCCCCTCGGGCAGACCAGCAGCATTGCCTTTCCCTTTTCGCGCCTGTCTCGCGAACCCTTCTGGCAATTGGTGCCCCAGCCTGGCAAAAAAATCACCCCGGCGGTCATCAACAATACCTCCTCCGTGAGCTATCTGCGCAAATACGCCCTGGGAGCCAGGCTCGATGAAGATCTGTTCCAGATCATGCTGAGCGGGGAGGGGAGGGAGGCGCTGCGGGAGGCACTGCAGCTCTCCTGCTTTGCGCCCGAAGCGGCGGCCATGTTGCGCGAACAGTCCCTCATCAATCGCGAAGCCTTTGATTACAGTCGACTGCTGGAAGAAAAAGCCCACCTGCCGCTGGTGCAGGACATCGTCGAAGCCGCCAGTTTCCGTCCGGCGGCGCGGGACCAGGGATTCCGGCGGCTGGTGGTGAAAACCTATGATCATCGCTGCGCCCTGTGCGGTATCCGCATCGTCACACCGGACGGCCACACCGTCGTGGAAGCCGCTCACATCATCCCCTGGAGCAAAACCCAAAACGACGACATCCGCAACGGCCTGGCCCTGTGCCGCACCTGCCATTGGGGTTTTGACGAGGGGATGCTCGGCGTGTCGGACAGCTACACCGTAATCACCGCCCGCACCCTGATCACCGATCCCAATGTCCCCGGCCTGCTGTCGATGCTTTCGGGACGCGGCATCATCCCGCCAGCAGAGCACGATCACTGGCCGGCGCAGGAATTTCTCGGCGAACATCGGCGGGCGTGGCAACTCTGACCCCCCTCAATCCCCCCTATGCAACAGGGGGGAGGCAAACATTTCACTCTTCCCCCTGTGACGCAGCCGGAGGGCACCCGGCGATGCAAAGCGTCGGCGGGCAAGGAGTTGGGGGCGCCCTTTTTGTCCAACTTGTTGGGCGAGCAACAAGTTGGGCGGCGTGCGGGGCCGCCACCCCGCGATCCTGAACCTACTCTATTGCTTTGCACCAACGTCAATCATTTTTTGGCAATCTGTTGGTACAAAAAACTTGTACTACTTTTATGCAAAACAATGGTAGATTGTCGGTACAAAGTGGAGAGAGCGATGCGTGCTGCGAAAAAAGACCAATCCGTGTTTAATATGAGGACCTGCTTGTGGGGTCGGACCAAGGTAAGCCCCCGAATTCGCAAGCGAAAACCCAAAAATCCGCCGTGAAAAGAGGCTTATAGAGCGATTTTCAAGGGCAAAATGGCGACTCTAACTCGCTGAATACAATGAGTGCAAGTTATGACACCCTGCCCCTTCTGCAACCCAGACCCCTCCAGAACAATCCTCACCAACGCCCACGCCTTGGCAATCTCCGACGCCTACCCCGTCACCCCCGGCCACACCCTTATCATCCCAAAGCGCCACGTCACCTCCTTCTTCGAAACCACCAGGGAAGAGCAGACCGCCATGCTCGACCTGCTCGATAAGACGCGCCTGCTGCTGCTCGATGAGCGCAAACCCGACGGTTTCAACATCGGCATCAACGACGGTACCGCTGCCGGCCAGACGGTGATGCACCTGCACATCCACCTGATCCCCCGCTATCAAGGCGACATGCCGGATCCGCGCGGCGGGGTGCGGTGGATTTTTCCCGACAAAGCGGCATACTGGAACAAATGACTCCCCTTGAAACCCACATCAAGCATTTTTCGACCCTCAACCGCGCCCCCGGCGCGATATGGTCCGACGCGACCAAACGCAAGGCGCTGCACTAGCCCATCCTCCTGCTGGCGGTGCTCGACCTGGTGCATCGCGGCGTCATCAGTACGCCCTTTATCGCTGTCACCGAAGATCTCGTCGAACTCAACGAGCTGTTCAACCTCTACTGGCGCCGTGTTGTCCCCCTCGGGCAGACCAGCAGCATTGCCTTTCCCTTTTCGCGCCTGTCTCGCGAACCCTTCTGGCAATTGGTGCCCCAGCCTAGCAAAAAAATCACCCCGGCGGTCATCAACAATACCTCCTCCGTGAGCTATCTGCGCAAATACGCCCTGGGAGCCAGGCTCGATGAAGATCTGTTCCAGATCATGCTGAGCGGGGAGGGGAGAGAGGCGCTGCGCGAGGCCCTGCTGCTCTCCTGCTTTGCGCCCGAAGCGGCGGCCATATTGCGCGAACAGTCCCTCATCAATCGCGAAGCCTTTGATTACAGTCGACTGCTGGAAGAAAAAGCCCACCTGCCGCTGGTGCAGGACATCGTCGAAGCCACCAGCTTCCGTCCGGCGGCGCGGGACCAGGGATTCCGGCGGCTGGTGGTGAAAACCTATGATCATCGCTGCGCGCTGTGCGGCATCCGTATCGTCACACCGGACGGCCACACCGTCGTGGAAGCCGCTCACATCATCCCCTGGAGCAAAACCCAAAACGACGACATCCGCAACGGCCTTGCCCTGTGCCGCACCTGCCATTGGGGTTTTGACGAGGGGATGCTCGGCGTGTCGGACAGCTACACCGTAATCACCGCCCGCACCCTGATCACCGATCCCAATGTCCCCGGCCTGCTGTCGATGCTTTCGGGACGCGGTATCATCCCGCCAGCAGAGCACGATCACTGGCCGGCGCAGGAATTTCTCGGCGAACATCGACGGGCGTGGCGGCTCTGACCCCCCTCAATCTCCCCAAGCAATATGGGGGAGCAAGCATTTCGCCCTTCCCCCTGTGACGCAGCCGGAGGGTCGCTAAGGGGCGGCGGAAGAAAAACGGCAAATGTTTGAGGCGCAAGCCGAGTTTTTGCCGTTTCCGCTGAACCGCAGCGACCCGGAGGGCACCCGGCGATGCGAAGCGTCGGCGGGCAAGGAGTTGGGGGCGCCCTTTTTGTCCAACTTGTTGGGCGAGCAACAAGTTGGGCGGCGTGCGGGGCCGCCACCCCGCGATCCCTGAAGGTTTTTGTTGAGAAACTTCGGGGGGACGCTCCTCGCGCATATGCTACAACCGTAGCAGGTAGCAGGTAGCGGGTGGGTTCCTGAATTTCGTGGTTCGCGGCGTAGCGTGAGCCGCGCCTTTCCCGGTTCCGCCGCACGACTCCAAAGTTGTGCGGAGGGCCGACAGTGCTACACTTTCAAAACTTTTCACTATGGAGAATGATCGTCGTTCTCCACTGGGCCGCTCTTACATTTCGGCAGATCTGATAAATCTGATCGTGATTTGCCGCCCGTCGAGCCATGTCGCGGAGCTGGCGCCGGAAGTAGTCCTTGTCAATAACGCCACCAGGCCGCGGTACATAGTCCATTGCCTGACTGCAATTCTTGATGCTTGAAAGCATTTCGGCTGTAGCCGCAAGAGTGCCGGCGTTCATGTTCCAACCATTCGCTTCTTGCCCGTAGATGCTGACGAGGATAGTCCTCAGGTCTTTTTTTTCACCCTCTGTAAGTTCCATGCGCGCCCCCATAGAAAAGCATTTAAAATCAATTATTTCATTGTCACCGAGCCGACAATTTTCTTGAATTCATCAAAAGTGATGTCACGGGCATGGACCCGGACGTAGCATTCAGGACTTTCAGAGTCAAAAATGAAAGCCCTGGCACTGTCCTTAGACCGGATATCCTCCCAGAAGTACACAGTGAGAGACCCCTTGGTTGCGGTATAGACTGGATTGTCCTTGCCAAAGAACATCTGTTTTTCATCGATAGCCCAAAGCCATATCCAAAGGTCGTTAGGATCCTCGGGCCGCGAATCCTCGACAGTTTTGGTAAAGATGAAGCGCCCCGAATCAGCAACCGAGAAGTTGCTCTTCTGTGGCATTGGAACCCCTTCTACGCCCCCATACGTGGTCACCAGGCTAAAAACAAACAGGCTGTTATCCTGGCCAGCGACAAACACGTCTCCGCCCCATTGACGAGCGACACGTTTTGGCTGCGAGGGGAGGGCAAGGCTGAAGCGGTGCAGTTCCATGGTGAAAACACTTTCCTGCGGTGACGAAGGCCAATCGGTCATCTGCGCAGTGCGTAGGCAGCCAGGTTCTTCACACTCAGGAGGGTAGACAAGTTCCCCGGCGTATGAAGCCGAACCAAGGATAAAAAAAAGAATAAATCCAAAAAGTGATGCCCTGAATGACCGAAAGCCATAGTGGATTCGCATATTGCACCCTCCTGATGTTGCAAGAATTTCGTGAAATTGGCGTGGCCAACTCCCCAGAAAACCATATTGATTAACGAGAACACGTATATAGCTTGGGGCTGTCCCCAGCGTCAACCCGATTCTGTTTACGTCGGGCAAAGTATCATTGCAAGTCCCCGTATTCACGGCCTGCCCCTTTCGCAATCCGGATGCCTTCCAGAATAATCATCGCCAACGCCCATACCTTGGCCATTTCCGAGTTCGGCGTGTCGGACAGCTACACCGTAATCACCGCCCGCAACCTGATCACCGATCCCAATGTCCCCGGCCTGCTGTCGATGCTTTCGGGACGCGGTATCATCCTGCCAGTTGAGCGTGATCACTGGCCGGCGCAGGAATTTCTCGGCAAACATCGGCGGGCGTGGCGTCTCTGACCCCCCTCAATCCCCCCTATGCAACAGGGGGGAGGCAAGCATTTCGCTCTTCCCCCCTGTGACGCAGCCGGAGGGGCGCCAAGGGGCAGCGGAAAAAAACGGCAAATGTTTGAGACGCACGCCGAGTTTTTGCCGTTTCCGCTGAACCGCAGTGACCCGAAGGGCACCCGGCGATGCGAAGCGGCGGCGGGCAAGAAGTTGGGGGCGCCCTTTTTGTCCAACTTGTTGGGCGAGCAACAAGTTGGGCGGCGTGCGGGGCCGATACCCCGCGATCCTGAACCTACTCTATTACTTTGCACCAACGGCAATCATTTTTTGGCAATCTGTTGGTACAAAAAACTTGTACTACATTTATGCAAAAAATGGTAGATTGTCGGTACAAAGTGGAGAGAGCGATGCGTGCTGCGAAAAAAGACCAATCCGTGTTTAACATGCTGAAATCTGAGCGAGACCGTTGCGTTGAGCTTGCCGAGCGTCTGCGTCGGGAAATCGACCAGTTCCCAAAAGGGTCTCTGGGGAAGCGCAAGGTCAAAAGCCAAGGCAAAGAGTACATTTACCCCTGCCTGCGCTACCGTGACGGGACCAAGGTGACCTATGAGCACCTTTCAAAACAGCAGGCCGAGGAAATCCAGCCGCTGCTGGAGCGCCGCAAGAAGCTTGAAAAGAGTCTCAGGGCTAATAAAAAGCGCATTGCGACCATTGATGCACTCCTGGTGAAAGGAGAGAAATGATGGAACTGAGCCTTCGTCCGTCTCCTTTCATCGAACCAGTCGATACGCTGCTGCGCGAACTGAGCTGGGTTGGATTTTTTGAATATGACCTCTGTGGGAGTCAGGTCGACACTTTGATAGCCAATGCTGAAGAGTGTTTGCCGGGTCGGCCCGAGTCAACCCATTGATTTTGTGAGGTCTTTTGGTTGTTTTTTGCCGATTTTAAGCGCATTCCAAGAGTCGAATCAGGCCTCTAAGGGCCAAACATCGAGGGCAGCCATGGTCTTGTCAGAATTGGAAAAGAAGAGGGTCGAGAAGTTGTTGACCGCTTATTGCGAGAACAAAATACCGCCGGACCTCCGCGAGCAGATCCGGATCGAATACCGAATCCGCGGCAACGAGGTGAGCCTGTTCGAAAGCCGGCCGCACTGGCAGGGCGGCGGCGAGTGGATCTCCATGAAGGTGGCCCGCTTCAAAAAGGATCCGAAGACCGAGACCTGGCAGCTCTACTGGGCCGACCGCAACAGCAAATGGCGGCCCTACCCGCCGCTGCCGTATCACCGCGATATCGAGAAGCTGCTGCAAGAGGTGGAGAAGAACGAAACCGGGGCGTTCTGGGGGTGAGAGGGGAGGTCAAGGTCTCGATCAACGGTGCTTGTGGGTCGGACCAAAGTAAGTTCCCGCATTTCGCCCTTCCCCCTGTGACGCAGCCGGAGGGTCGTCAAGGGACAGCGGAAGAAAAACGGCAAATGTTTGAGGCGCAAGCCGAGTTTTTGCCGTTTCCGCTGAACCGCAGCGACCCGGAGGGCACCCGGCGATGCGAAGCGTCGGCGGGCAAGGAGGTGGGGGCGCCCTTTTTGTCCAACTTGTTGGGCGAGCAACAAGTTGGGCGGCGTGCGGGGCCGCCTCCCCGCGATCCTTAATCGGGCGTAGGGTAGAGTAGGGGGGCAGGCTTCACCCTGCCCTCTACTCTACCCGATAAGCTTGCCCATCGATAACCTTGCACAGTTTTCCAATTTTCCATTAGCATTTCAGGCAGTTGCCTGCTATAGTCCATAGCTATGGAGAAGCGAACGGAAGAATGGCTCCGCCAATCGGATTATGATTTTGAGACCGCCGAAGTCATGTTCAACAGCGGGCGACAAATCTATGCTGTTTTCATGTGCCATCTGGCTATCGGGATTTTTCTTCCGAGGTGGTCCGGGAAATCCTGGATCGAGGACAAGAGGTTATCACATGGATAAAGAATCAGTTGTTGCTGTAGTCGAGCAATTCATCCGTGAATTACAGGAGCGCGGCATTCGGCCGCAGACGGTGATTCTCTATGGCTCCCAGGCTGCGGGAACGGCAACGGAGGCCAGCGATATCGATTTGGTGGTGATTTCGGAGAGTTTTTCTGGAAAAAATTACTGGGAACGCATCGATATCCTGACTGATGCAATCTATGCGGTTTACGCCCCGGTTGAAGCGGTTGCCATGACACCGGAGGAGTGGGCGGCAGGCGACTCCTCCATTGTCGATTATGCCGGCAAAGGGGAGGTTCTGTACGCCGCCTGAGGTTCCATGCCTTGTCAA
Proteins encoded in this region:
- a CDS encoding HNH endonuclease, translating into MHRGVISTPFIAVTEDLVELNELFNLYWRRVVPLGQTSSIAFPFSRLSREPFWQLVPQPSKKITPAVINNTSSVSYLRKYALGARLDEDLFQIMLSGEGREALREALLLSCFAPEAAAILREQSLINREAFDYSRLLEEKAHLPLVQDIVEATSFRPAARDQGFRRLVVKTYDHRCALCGIRIVTPDGHTVVEAAHIIPWSKTQNDDIRNGLALCRTCHWGFDEGMLGVSDSYTVITARTLITDPNVPGLLSMLSGRGIIPPAEHDHWPAQEFLGEHRRAWRL
- a CDS encoding formylglycine-generating enzyme family protein, translating into MKVKSLLWIMLIVILSACSPPQAAQGSNLPHADPEIQALIGRTLGDMVFVEGGSFMMGDPGEELAAAYDDKIIYFYLPRQDSRPAHKVTLDSYYMSRYEITFGEHDLFSKVTGRRPTMADDIGELWRGGPNHPAGVNWQGAHDYCAWLGEQTGLPFALPTEAQWEYAARSRGKVVPFATDTGLIEPGINYPEPLDWPLPVGQFPPNPLGFHDMSGNAYEWVSDWYDPEYYSISPGINPQGPPTGEKKVYRGGGVGSSPGSSSTVIRGAGTFEREATASWGFRCVINTDQPLPVSVDR
- a CDS encoding nucleotidyltransferase domain-containing protein; protein product: MDKESVVAVVEQFIRELQERGIRPQTVILYGSQAAGTATEASDIDLVVISESFSGKNYWERIDILTDAIYAVYAPVEAVAMTPEEWAAGDSSIVDYAGKGEVLYAA
- a CDS encoding DUF3024 domain-containing protein, whose protein sequence is MSELEKKRVEKLLTAYCENKIPPDLREQIRIEYRIRGNEVSLFESRPHWQGGGEWISMKVARFKKDPKTETWQLYWADRNSKWRPYPPLPYHRDIEKLLQEVEKNETGAFWG
- a CDS encoding type 2 periplasmic-binding domain-containing protein; protein product: MASSAGIGSLPALVDIHKEWVQEALRTNDLGRNEAWSKSLAVGSESFVLGTQDLLGAGGKSRNIVGQGDFFVLRESEESYGADFTLKN
- a CDS encoding HNH endonuclease; this encodes MTSLETHIKHFSTLNRAPGAIWSDATKRKAPHKPILLLAVLDLVHRGVIITPFIAVTEDLVELNELFNLYWRRVVPLGQTSSIAFPFSRLSREPFWQLVPQPGKKITPAVINNTSSVSYLRKYALGARLDEDLFQIMLSGEGREALREALQLSCFAPEAAAMLREQSLINREAFDYSRLLEEKAHLPLVQDIVEAASFRPAARDQGFRRLVVKTYDHRCALCGIRIVTPDGHTVVEAAHIIPWSKTQNDDIRNGLALCRTCHWGFDEGMLGVSDSYTVITARTLITDPNVPGLLSMLSGRGIIPPAEHDHWPAQEFLGEHRRAWQL
- a CDS encoding putative 2-dehydropantoate 2-reductase, which encodes MTIGIVGAGALGLYYGALLQRAGHEVRFLLRRDFDAITRNGLRVTSPNGDFHLARVLGFRETHHMGQVDLVLVGLKTFANHHLPELVAPLLGPETRILTLQNGLGNEELLAANFDAARVLGGIAFLCSNRGEPGVVHHLDQGRIRLGEFTGGLSAYADSLAATFRQAGIPCEAVADLPKARWEKLVWNIPFNGLCALTGLTTDRLLALPATRDQVRAIMEEVITAANAQELSAPITTEFAARMITLTTAMGAYRPSMMIDRAEGRPLELEAIYALPLARAAEHGVAMTRVAMLHALLEAGEA
- a CDS encoding HIT family protein, which encodes MQFNLRFSLPSLTHSENNLPVFINSVWEPTPVTPGHTLIILKRHATSFFETSREEQTAMLDLLDKTRRLLLGERNPDGFNIGINDGAAAGQTVMHLHIHLIPRYQGDMPDPRGGVRWIFPDKAAYWNK
- a CDS encoding HEPN domain-containing protein → MEKRTEEWLRQSDYDFETAEVMFNSGRQIYAVFMCHLAIGIFLPRWSGKSWIEDKRLSHG
- a CDS encoding HIT family protein; the protein is MTPCPFCNPDPSRTILTNAHALAISDAYPVTPGHTLIIPKRHVTSFFETTREEQTAMLDLLDKTRLLLLDERKPDGFNIGINDGTAAGQTVMHLHIHLIPRYQGDMPDPRGGVRWIFPDKAAYWNK